A genomic segment from Manduca sexta isolate Smith_Timp_Sample1 chromosome 13, JHU_Msex_v1.0, whole genome shotgun sequence encodes:
- the LOC115449122 gene encoding BTB/POZ domain-containing protein 6 isoform X2, with the protein MSNLCSRIVSKPPKRLQDSRDSMSVAQTNTWMNAENINNGGGLSLSPPHTVSQRETGTQVSQCYSGPPSPCGSTSTSPSPMVSPAPPPGTATLDPNWQATKPTVRERNAAMFNNQLMSDITFIVGGPGHTKVIPAHKYVLATASSVFYAMFYGGLAECKQEIEVPDVEPSAFLTLLKYIYCDEIQLEADTVLSTLYVAKKYIVPHLAKACVNYLETSLTAKNACLLLSQSRLFEEPELMQRCWEVIDAQAEMALTSEGFVDIDVSTLESVLARETLNCKEINLFEAALAWAHSECVRREIDPTPTNKRAMLGSAIYLIRFPTMSLEEFANSAAQLGILTPQETIDIFLHFTASSKPQLSYPIKPRAGLKAQICHRFQSCAYRSNQWRYRGRCDSIQFCVDKRIFVVGFGLYGSSNGAADYNVKIELKRLGRVLAENNTKFFSDGSSNTFHVYFENPIQIEPECFYTASAILDGSELSYFGQEGLSEVYMGTVTFQFHCSSESTNGTGVQGGQIPELIYYGPTVNTSAMTNANTNED; encoded by the exons ATGTCGAATTTGTGCTCTAGAATTGTGTCAAAACCTCCAAAAAGGTTGCAGGATAGTAGGGATAGCATGTCAGTGGCGCAAACGAACACTTGGATGAACG CAGAAAACATTAACAATGGTGGCGGATTGTCGCTGTCGCCCCCGCACACGGTGTCTCAGCGCGAGACAGGCACACAGGTGTCTCAATGCTACAGCGGACCGCCGTCACCATGTGGATCTACCAGCACGTCCCCATCTCCTATGGTATCGCCCGCTCCGCCACCGGGCACTGCTACATTGGACCCTAACTGGCAAGCCACTAAGCCCACTGTGCGGGAACGGAATGCAGCCATGTTCAACAACCAGCTTATGTCGGATATCACATTCATAGTCGGAGGACCAG gaCATACTAAAGTGATACCAGCTCACAAATATGTATTAGCCACTGCCAGTTCTGTATTCTATGCTATGTTTTATGGAGGCTTGGCGGAATGTAAGCAGGAAATTGAGGTACCTGATGTGGAACCATCAGCCTTCCTGACTCTTTTAAA ATATATCTATTGTGATGAGATACAATTGGAAGCGGATACAGTATTGTCAACTCTTTATGTTGCAAAGAAATACATTGTGCCTCATTTAGCCAAAGCTTGTGTCAATTATTTGGAAACTAGTCTGACAGCAAAGAACGCATGTCTACTTTTGAGCCAGTCAAGATTGTTTGAAGAGCCAGAGCTGATGCAAAGATGCTGGGAAGTGATTGACGCCCAG gcaGAGATGGCACTGACTTCAGAAGGATTTGTGGACATTGATGTTTCAACACTTGAGTCCGTATTAGCAAGAGAGACACTTAACTGTAAAGAGATCAATCTGTTTGAAGCAGCTCTGGCTTGGGCACACTCTGAGTGTGTTAGAAGAGAGATTGACCCTACACCAACAAACAAAAGAGCCATGCTCGGAAGTGccatatatttaattagattcCCCACAATGTCTTTGGAAGAATTTGCAAATAGTGCCGCTCAACTAGGCATATTGACCCCTCAAGAAACTATTGACATATTTTTGCATTTCACTGCCTCAAGTAAGCCACAATTATCTTATCCCATCAAGCCCAGGGCTGGACTGAAAGCTCAG ATATGTCACAGATTCCAGTCCTGTGCATACAGAAGCAACCAATGGAGATACCGTGGCAGATGTGATTCTATCCAGTTTTGTGTGGACAAAAGAATATTTGTTGTGGGATTTGGATTATATGGTTCTTCAAATGGTGCAGCTGACTATAATGTTAAAATAGAGCTGAAGCGTTTGGGCAGAGTGCTAGCAGAGAACAATACAAAATTTTTCTCAGATGGTTCTAGTAACACTTTCCATGTATACTTTGAGAACCCCATACAAATTGAACCAGAATGTTTCTACACTGCATCTGCAATCCTCGATGGAAGTGAATTGAGCTATTTTGGACAAGAAGGTCTAAGTGAAGTATACATGGGTACTGTGACATTCCAATTCCACTGTTCTTCAGAGAGTACCAATGGCACTGGAGTGCAAGGAGGACAGATACCAGAACTCATCTACTATGGTCCTACAGTCAACACTTCAGCGATGACAAATGCAAACACAAATGAGGACTGA